One Miscanthus floridulus cultivar M001 chromosome 11, ASM1932011v1, whole genome shotgun sequence DNA window includes the following coding sequences:
- the LOC136492049 gene encoding probable leucine-rich repeat receptor-like protein kinase At2g33170 — protein sequence MSQMNDTLHHLDNWDARDLTPCNWRGVNCSSAPIPVVVSLGLSNMNLSGTVAPSIGGLSELTLLDLSFNGFYANIPPDIGNLSKLEVLNLYNNSFGGTIPSELGKLDKLVTFNLCNNKLHGPIPDEIGNMASLQELVGYSNNLTGSLPRSLGKPKNLKNIRLGQNLITTTGWTCCPGR from the coding sequence ATGAGCCAGATGAACGACACTCTCCACCACCTCGACAACTGGGACGCGAGGGATCTAACACCATGCAACTGGAGGGGCGTCAACTGCTCGTCGGCGCCCATCCCGGTGGTGGTGTCTCTCGGCCTCAGCAACATGAACCTGTCAGGGACAGTAGCGCCTAGCATTGGTGGCCTGTCTGAGTTGACCCTCCTTGATCTATCCTTTAATGGGTTCTATGCTAACATCCCTCCAGACATTGGGAACTTGTCGAAATTGGAGGTGCTTAACTTGTACAACAACAGTTTTGGTGGTACAATCCCCTCTGAGCTCGGGAAGCTAGATAAGTTGGTCACGTTTAATCTGTGCAACAACAAGCTCCATGGCCCGATACCTGATGAGATTGGAAATATGGCATCACTTCAGGAACTGGTAGGATACAGTAATAATCTCACTGGTTCACTACCTCGTTCACTTGGCAAGCCGAAGAACCTGAAGAATATTCGGTTGGGTCAGAATCTTATCACAACTAcaggatggacttgttgtcccggacggtaa
- the LOC136490918 gene encoding UDP-glycosyltransferase 92A1-like, with protein MAAVEAKGSPHVVLFPFLAHGHVPAFLRLAGRLRALRPGLDVTLVSTPRLLGSLTLPPASPPVRLHALPFAPGDHGLPPGADSLADAVFFSVWEHLPHALTDADEFPLPDFPDVVLHRTQIPRFMLAATGADPWTAFFRRVIAFCRETNALLVNTVQELEPTGLDMLRRSFGVQPWPIGPVLAAPTPSSDSRDDDTSIIQWLDTHPPRSVLYISFGSQNSISADQMTELALGLEASGRPFLWALRPPLGFDAKDVLRPEWLPAGFEERTARAKANTGLLVRGWAPQVRILSHPSTGAFLSHCGWNSVLESLSRGVPLIGWPLGAEQFFNAKLAVEWGVCVEVARGNLESSAVESGAVAEAVRAVMGETAKGGEMRRKAAAIARTMEAAWEAPGGSAVQSLEGFLRCVETS; from the coding sequence atggcggcggtggaagcgaAGGGGAGCCCACACGTCGTCCTCTTTCCCTTCCTAGCTCACGGCCACGTCCCTGCCTTCCTCCGCCTGGCTGGCCGCCTCCGCGCGCTCCGCCCAGGGCTCGACGTCACACTCGTCTCCACCCCgcggctcctgggctccctcacGCTCCCACCGGCCTCCCCACCCGTGCGCCTCCACGCGCTCCCGTTCGCCCCCGGCGACCACGGCCTGCCCCCGGGCGCCGACTCCCTCGCGGACGCCGTGTTCTTCTCCGTGTGGGAGCACCTCCCGCACGCCCTCACGGACGCCGACGAGTTCCCGCTACCGGATTTCCCAGACGTCGTTCTCCACCGCACGCAGATCCCGAGGTTCATGCTCGCCGCCACGGGGGCGGACCCCTGGACGGCCTTCTTCCGGCGCGTCATCGCCTTCTGCCGAGAGACCAACGCTCTCCTCGTCAACACCGTCCAGGAACTGGAACCCACCGGCCTCGACATGCTCCGACGAAGCTTCGGCGTCCAGCCATGGCCAATCGGGCCAGTCCTCGCAGCGCCGACCCCGTCGTCGGACTCGCGGGACGACGACACCAGCATCATCCAGTGGCTGGACACGCACCCGCCGCGCTCGGTGCTGTACATATCGTTCGGATCGCAGAACAGCATCAGCGCGGATCAGATGACGGAGCTCGCGCTGGGGCTGGAGGCGAGCGGCCGCCCCTTCCTGTGGGCGCTCCGCCCGCCGCTGGGGTTCGACGCGAAGGACGTGTTGAGGCCCGAGTGGCTCCCGGCCGGCTTCGAGGAGCGAACGGCGAGGGCGAAGGCGAACACGGGACTGCTGGTGCGCGGGTGGGCGCCGCAGGTGCGGATCTTGTCGCACCCGTCCACCGGCGCGTTCCTGAGCCACTGCGGGTGGAACTCCGTCCTCGAGAGCCTGTCCCGCGGCGTGCCGCTCATCGGGTGGCCGCTGGGCGCCGAGCAGTTCTTCAACGCAAAGCTCGCGGTCGAGTGGGGCGTCTGCGTGGAGGTGGCGCGCGGGAACCTGGAGAGCTCCGCGGTGGAGAGCGGGGCGGTGGCCGAGGCCGTGCGGGCGGTGATGGGGGAgacggcgaagggtggtgagatGAGGAGGAAGGCCGCGGCGATCGCGCGCACCATGGAGGCCGCGTGGGAAGCGCCGGGCGGGTCCGCGGTGCAGAGCCTGGAAGGGTTCCTGAGATGCGTTGAGACTTCTTGA